A window of the Bacteroides thetaiotaomicron VPI-5482 genome harbors these coding sequences:
- a CDS encoding glycoside hydrolase family 127 protein codes for MKNILTATFLTCICITGSAQINHGYPIDPVPFTSVKVTDNFWGQRLQASREVTIPLAFSKCEETGRYENFVKAAHPSDTYKVEGFSFDDTDVYKTIEGASYSLQTYPDKKLQKYIDSVLVIVAGAQEPDGYLYTARTMNPKHPHNWAGKERWVAVENLSHEFYNLGHMIEGAVAHYQATGKRNFLDIAIKYADCVCREIGNGPQQKKYVPGHQIAEMALVKLYMATGDKKYLDQAKFFLDTRGYTSRKDTYSQAHKPVVEQDEAVGHAVRAVYMYSGMADVAAITGDSSYIKAIDKIWDNIVSKKIYITGGIGAHHAGEAFGNNYELPNLSAYCETCAAIGNVYMNYRLFLLHGDAKYFDVLERTLYNGLISGVSLDGGSFFYPNPLSSNGKYSRKPWFGCACCPSNVSRFIPSLPGYVYAVKNDQVYVNLYLSNKAELKVDKKKILLEQETGYPWNGDIRLKITQGNQDFTMKLRIPGWVRGNVLPGDLYSYADNQKPAYQVSVNGQTVESDVNDGYLSIARKWKKGDVVEVHFDMIPRIVKANPKVEADHGRVAVERGPIVYCAEWPDNRFNVHSILLNQHPQFKVTDKPELLYGIRQITTDAQALSYDKAGKLVTKDVELTLIPYYAWAHRGEGDMEVWLPIDVSATSAQPQEAGKWEDNGFFKN; via the coding sequence ATGAAAAACATTCTGACTGCGACATTCCTGACCTGCATCTGCATAACAGGCAGCGCGCAAATAAATCATGGATATCCTATAGACCCTGTCCCCTTTACTTCCGTTAAAGTGACGGACAACTTTTGGGGACAGCGCCTTCAAGCAAGCCGTGAAGTAACCATCCCTCTGGCATTCAGCAAATGTGAAGAGACGGGACGTTACGAAAACTTTGTAAAGGCAGCACATCCCAGCGATACCTACAAAGTAGAGGGCTTCTCTTTCGACGATACCGATGTATACAAAACAATAGAAGGAGCCAGTTACTCTCTGCAAACCTATCCGGACAAGAAACTGCAAAAGTACATTGACAGCGTACTCGTCATTGTTGCCGGAGCACAGGAACCGGACGGTTACCTTTATACAGCCCGCACCATGAACCCGAAGCACCCGCACAACTGGGCAGGAAAAGAGCGTTGGGTAGCGGTAGAGAACCTGAGTCATGAGTTCTACAATCTGGGCCACATGATAGAAGGAGCCGTAGCGCATTATCAGGCTACCGGAAAACGAAACTTCCTCGATATCGCCATTAAATATGCCGACTGTGTCTGCCGCGAAATCGGCAACGGCCCTCAACAGAAGAAATACGTACCGGGGCATCAGATAGCCGAAATGGCTTTAGTCAAACTATACATGGCGACGGGAGACAAAAAGTATCTTGATCAGGCAAAATTCTTCCTGGATACCCGTGGATATACCAGCCGGAAAGACACCTATAGTCAGGCACACAAACCTGTGGTAGAACAGGATGAAGCCGTAGGACATGCCGTACGTGCCGTATATATGTATTCCGGCATGGCAGATGTGGCAGCCATCACCGGAGACAGCAGCTACATCAAAGCGATAGACAAGATTTGGGACAACATCGTTTCTAAAAAGATTTATATAACCGGAGGCATCGGTGCACACCATGCAGGCGAAGCATTCGGCAACAACTACGAGCTGCCTAACCTGTCCGCTTATTGTGAAACCTGCGCCGCTATCGGCAATGTATACATGAACTACCGTCTTTTCCTGCTGCACGGAGACGCCAAATATTTCGATGTCCTGGAACGCACACTATACAACGGTCTGATATCGGGTGTATCACTGGACGGAGGTTCTTTCTTCTACCCCAACCCGCTGTCTTCTAACGGAAAATACAGCCGCAAACCTTGGTTCGGCTGCGCCTGCTGCCCTTCAAACGTCAGCCGTTTCATTCCGTCATTACCGGGATATGTGTATGCCGTGAAGAACGATCAGGTATACGTGAACCTTTATCTTTCCAACAAAGCCGAGCTAAAGGTAGACAAGAAAAAGATTCTGCTGGAACAAGAAACCGGCTATCCCTGGAATGGCGACATCCGCCTGAAAATAACGCAGGGCAATCAGGACTTCACCATGAAACTCCGTATCCCCGGCTGGGTACGCGGCAATGTACTTCCCGGTGATCTGTATTCTTACGCCGACAATCAGAAACCTGCCTACCAAGTATCCGTAAACGGACAGACAGTAGAAAGCGATGTCAATGATGGCTATCTCAGCATTGCCCGCAAATGGAAAAAGGGAGATGTGGTAGAGGTACATTTCGACATGATCCCCCGAATAGTAAAGGCAAATCCAAAAGTAGAAGCCGATCACGGACGTGTTGCCGTTGAACGCGGCCCCATCGTTTATTGCGCAGAATGGCCGGACAACAGATTCAACGTCCACAGCATACTTCTCAACCAGCATCCGCAATTCAAGGTAACAGACAAACCGGAGTTACTTTACGGCATCCGTCAGATAACGACCGATGCGCAGGCATTAAGTTATGACAAAGCTGGAAAACTGGTAACTAAAGACGTAGAACTCACACTGATACCCTATTATGCCTGGGCACATCGGGGCGAGGGTGACATGGAAGTATGGCTGCCTATCGATGTAAGCGCCACATCAGCACAGCCACAGGAAGCGGGAAAATGGGAAGATAACGGATTCTTTAAGAATTAA
- a CDS encoding SusC/RagA family TonB-linked outer membrane protein — MKAYITNRIYLMLFFCSITIMAQAQQKFEISGIVQDETGQPVPGVSVYVKDKTGIGTNTDMDGKFVLKVDRGDKVQFSFIGYTRHEYLALKTEKKLVIQLVPDVSALDEVVVEAYGSKTRKITTTGAVTSVDVATLQTPATSLANMLGGRVAGIISTQGSGEPGKNISDFWIRGIGTFGANASALVLIDGLEGSLNDVDPADIESFSVLKDASATAMYGVRGANGVVLVTTKRGKQEKLSFTARANATISWLKRLPEYCDGYNYAKLANEALVVRGDDPKYTNQELDIIKYGLDTDLYPDVNWQDEVLKRSYWQQTYYLSARGGGSIARYFISLNGSNETSAYQQDKSSKYFKGLAYNTFGLRANIDIDLTKTTKLYFGVNANKTIRNLPGAADTNLIWSACSKLTPVTIPVVYSNGMLPSANGVTDEMSPYVLLNHTGLKQEEEFTSTYTLSLDQDLGMLIKGLKLNIQGAYTNDNAFHETRYIIPELWSYDKRNATGELAGKRQTERITTQYSKWEMQYRKYFLQATMNWAHDLGHGHTLTALAHYEMSDQKRSTDANDTMSAIPVRYQGLSAKVGYNYNDTYIVDGNFGYTGSENFQPGRQFGFFPSISGAWVPSSYQWTKDKMPWLNYFKIRASYGLVGNDRITDKRFPYLTSINVNGSATTNWKYTKGGIWENSIGADNLEWEKAKKFDVGLEGKLFDKFEFVIDFFRDTRDGIFQERKQVPDFVGLVNMPFGNVGSMVSWGSDGNITFNQRINKDMEFTLRANFTYSTNKVNYYEEGDTKYEYTSATGRPNGYMKGYIALGLFKDQEEINNSPKQDFGSYLPGDIKYKDVNGDGVVNSDDQVPVSYQDYPRLMYGFGGEFRWKKLTLGVRFSGIGNTDYYKIWTWGSNNVGYIPFYDGKLGNVLTIAANPANRWIPADYDDPSIPASMRENPNAMFPRLSYGSNQNNAQASTFWKGNRKYLRLDEISLNYNCNCNLLKSIGINSIDLAVVANDLHTWDSVKLFDPELATSNGRAYPIPGRVSFQAIVHF; from the coding sequence ATGAAAGCTTATATAACAAATAGAATATATCTTATGCTGTTTTTCTGCTCCATTACCATAATGGCACAAGCACAGCAAAAGTTTGAGATATCCGGTATAGTCCAAGATGAAACAGGACAGCCTGTCCCGGGAGTCAGCGTATATGTAAAAGATAAAACAGGCATAGGTACGAACACCGATATGGATGGAAAATTTGTTTTGAAAGTCGATCGTGGAGATAAAGTGCAGTTCAGTTTTATAGGATATACCAGACACGAGTATCTAGCATTAAAAACTGAAAAAAAACTGGTTATCCAATTAGTACCGGATGTAAGTGCACTTGATGAAGTGGTAGTAGAAGCTTATGGAAGCAAGACTCGTAAAATAACAACGACAGGTGCTGTCACTTCCGTAGACGTAGCGACATTACAGACTCCTGCCACCAGTCTGGCTAATATGCTGGGAGGACGAGTTGCCGGTATTATCTCGACACAAGGCAGTGGCGAACCGGGTAAAAATATCTCAGATTTCTGGATACGCGGTATCGGAACATTTGGAGCAAACGCATCAGCACTTGTCCTCATTGACGGTCTGGAAGGTAGCCTGAATGATGTAGACCCGGCTGATATTGAAAGTTTCTCCGTATTAAAAGATGCTTCGGCAACAGCCATGTATGGAGTACGGGGGGCAAATGGCGTAGTACTTGTTACCACCAAAAGAGGAAAACAAGAAAAGTTAAGCTTTACTGCACGTGCAAATGCTACTATTTCATGGCTAAAGCGCCTACCGGAATATTGCGACGGATATAACTATGCAAAATTGGCGAATGAAGCACTCGTTGTACGTGGCGATGACCCTAAATATACGAATCAGGAACTGGATATCATTAAATACGGCCTGGATACGGATTTATATCCGGATGTCAATTGGCAGGATGAAGTTCTCAAAAGGTCTTATTGGCAACAAACCTATTATTTGAGTGCCCGGGGCGGTGGTAGTATAGCACGATACTTTATCAGCTTAAATGGTTCTAACGAGACTTCTGCTTACCAACAGGATAAATCCAGTAAGTATTTTAAAGGTTTGGCATATAATACCTTCGGGCTACGTGCTAATATTGATATAGATTTAACTAAAACTACCAAATTATATTTTGGTGTCAATGCCAATAAGACAATCAGAAACCTGCCGGGTGCCGCAGATACTAATCTGATCTGGTCTGCTTGCAGCAAACTGACTCCGGTTACCATACCAGTGGTTTACTCTAACGGAATGCTTCCTTCAGCCAATGGAGTGACAGATGAAATGTCCCCTTATGTACTTCTGAACCACACAGGATTGAAACAAGAAGAAGAATTCACTTCTACTTATACATTAAGTTTAGATCAGGACCTGGGTATGCTGATTAAAGGATTGAAGCTGAATATACAAGGAGCCTATACCAACGACAACGCTTTTCATGAAACACGCTACATCATCCCCGAACTGTGGTCATATGATAAGCGTAATGCAACTGGAGAACTCGCAGGAAAACGCCAGACCGAACGCATAACGACCCAGTACAGTAAATGGGAAATGCAATACCGCAAATACTTCCTTCAGGCTACCATGAACTGGGCACATGATTTAGGACACGGACACACGCTTACGGCACTGGCGCATTATGAAATGAGTGATCAAAAGCGGTCAACTGATGCCAATGACACGATGTCGGCTATTCCAGTTCGTTATCAAGGACTTTCCGCTAAAGTCGGCTACAATTATAATGATACATATATAGTCGACGGCAACTTCGGTTATACAGGTTCCGAGAATTTCCAGCCAGGACGCCAGTTCGGATTCTTTCCATCCATATCTGGTGCATGGGTACCGAGTAGTTATCAATGGACAAAAGATAAAATGCCATGGTTGAACTATTTTAAAATCCGCGCTTCATACGGTTTAGTTGGTAACGACCGTATCACCGACAAGCGTTTTCCATATCTGACCAGCATAAATGTAAATGGTTCCGCTACCACAAACTGGAAGTATACCAAGGGAGGTATTTGGGAAAACTCGATCGGGGCAGATAATCTGGAGTGGGAAAAAGCAAAGAAGTTTGACGTCGGTCTGGAAGGTAAATTATTCGATAAATTTGAGTTTGTAATAGACTTCTTCCGGGATACTCGCGACGGAATTTTCCAAGAACGCAAACAAGTTCCTGATTTTGTAGGACTCGTAAATATGCCATTCGGTAATGTGGGCAGTATGGTAAGCTGGGGTAGCGACGGCAATATCACCTTCAACCAACGCATCAATAAAGACATGGAATTCACGCTTCGTGCTAATTTCACATACTCTACCAATAAGGTGAACTACTATGAGGAAGGAGATACCAAGTATGAATATACATCAGCAACAGGACGCCCTAATGGCTACATGAAAGGTTATATCGCTTTAGGACTTTTCAAGGACCAAGAAGAGATCAACAATAGCCCGAAACAAGATTTCGGAAGTTACCTGCCGGGAGATATCAAATATAAGGATGTAAACGGTGACGGTGTTGTTAACAGTGACGACCAGGTACCAGTCAGCTATCAGGATTACCCGCGTCTGATGTATGGTTTCGGAGGAGAATTTCGATGGAAAAAGCTGACATTGGGCGTACGTTTCAGTGGAATAGGTAATACAGACTATTACAAAATATGGACATGGGGAAGCAATAATGTGGGATATATTCCTTTCTATGATGGTAAACTGGGCAATGTACTCACTATTGCAGCCAATCCTGCCAACCGTTGGATTCCGGCCGATTATGACGATCCCAGCATACCAGCCAGTATGAGAGAAAATCCCAATGCCATGTTCCCGCGGCTAAGTTACGGTAGCAATCAGAACAATGCGCAGGCATCTACATTCTGGAAAGGCAATCGCAAATATTTACGGCTCGATGAAATCAGCCTGAACTATAACTGTAACTGTAATTTATTAAAAAGTATTGGAATAAATTCGATCGATCTCGCTGTAGTAGCAAACGATTTGCACACTTGGGACAGCGTTAAATTATTCGATCCGGAACTCGCCACAAGTAATGGACGTGCTTATCCGATTCCGGGCCGCGTTAGTTTCCAGGCAATCGTTCATTTCTAA
- a CDS encoding IPT/TIG domain-containing protein, whose product MKSMRKNTWLPLIGLRTFLFVTTAFTIVSCSDDKGEDGYNPNLPVRISELSPQEGGYFDKVILQGENFGNNPKKVRVFFNKKEAIVVGASGDRVLVHVPKLPGDDCKIGMLLNGNTTDTIFAEKHFAYEKNYQLIYVAGQLNSNTETFVEGSLETTTFANSMQHLACDPSGVIYMNHKNQVKVAVLFTLMNLRTTLSFWIMEHLLKTEARLALRIMMTKQRRFTSVRTMLHFFGKLILRIHGLL is encoded by the coding sequence ATGAAAAGTATGAGAAAAAACACATGGCTTCCTCTTATTGGACTCCGAACTTTTCTTTTTGTGACCACAGCGTTTACAATTGTTTCATGCAGCGATGACAAAGGAGAAGACGGGTATAACCCTAATCTTCCGGTCAGAATTAGCGAATTGTCTCCCCAGGAAGGCGGATACTTTGATAAAGTAATCCTCCAGGGTGAAAACTTTGGCAACAACCCTAAAAAGGTACGTGTATTCTTTAATAAAAAAGAAGCGATTGTTGTAGGAGCATCCGGCGATCGGGTGCTGGTTCATGTCCCGAAACTCCCGGGCGATGATTGTAAGATAGGTATGCTTTTAAACGGTAACACCACCGATACTATTTTCGCAGAAAAGCATTTCGCCTATGAAAAGAATTATCAGTTGATATATGTAGCCGGACAGCTCAACTCCAATACAGAAACATTTGTAGAAGGAAGCTTGGAAACCACAACATTTGCCAATAGTATGCAGCATCTAGCGTGCGATCCCAGTGGCGTCATATATATGAACCATAAAAATCAGGTCAAAGTGGCAGTCTTATTTACATTAATGAACCTGAGAACTACTCTAAGTTTTTGGATTATGGAGCATCTACTGAAAACGGAGGCTCGCCTAGCACTCCGTATTATGATGACAAAACAGAGAAGGTTTACTTCTGTGCGCACCATGCTCCATTTTTTTGGGAAGTTGATCCTAAGGATTCATGGTCTTTTGTGA
- a CDS encoding TonB family protein, whose translation MNTKLFGLFIALLVCLPSLAQQKPVEKVDSDGVYLMPDQMPEFPGGMQAMMKFLTTNIKYPVEAQKKGVSGRVIVQFVIMEDGTLDQAKVVRGVDPLLDEEALRVVKLMPKWKPGMDRGEAVKVRFTAPIMFNLSRSEAQRPTFPELVVPIGQEVENRSLQGVWQSCVVQPGEHGYKILLLPVLKIVSPDQTFMNIMTAGMNGRSNAIIYCQGEYSLPSDGTYVEMVEKSVDPVFIQGVKNEISVERLHDNLIKLSFTVPGQGRKVTEYWFRAPSPDVKIMAD comes from the coding sequence ATGAACACAAAATTATTCGGTTTGTTTATTGCATTGTTGGTATGCCTGCCTTCGCTTGCCCAACAAAAGCCTGTGGAGAAGGTAGATAGTGATGGAGTTTATCTGATGCCCGATCAAATGCCGGAGTTTCCGGGCGGGATGCAGGCGATGATGAAGTTTTTGACTACAAATATCAAGTATCCTGTAGAAGCACAGAAGAAAGGCGTTTCTGGTCGTGTGATCGTACAGTTCGTCATTATGGAAGACGGAACATTGGATCAGGCTAAAGTTGTAAGAGGAGTCGATCCCTTGCTGGACGAAGAAGCCTTGCGTGTAGTGAAGTTAATGCCTAAATGGAAACCGGGAATGGATAGAGGCGAGGCAGTGAAAGTACGTTTTACTGCTCCGATAATGTTTAATCTGTCCAGATCGGAGGCACAGAGACCTACTTTTCCCGAACTTGTAGTACCTATCGGACAAGAAGTGGAAAACAGGTCTTTGCAAGGAGTATGGCAGAGTTGCGTTGTGCAACCGGGCGAACATGGATATAAAATTCTGTTATTGCCTGTTTTAAAGATCGTATCGCCTGATCAGACATTCATGAATATAATGACAGCCGGTATGAACGGCAGGTCAAATGCCATCATCTATTGTCAGGGAGAGTACAGTTTGCCGTCGGATGGCACTTACGTGGAGATGGTGGAAAAATCGGTTGATCCGGTTTTCATACAAGGAGTAAAGAATGAAATCAGTGTGGAACGATTGCATGATAATCTGATTAAATTGTCTTTTACGGTTCCGGGACAGGGAAGAAAAGTGACGGAATATTGGTTCCGGGCCCCTTCGCCGGATGTGAAGATAATGGCTGATTGA
- a CDS encoding family 43 glycosylhydrolase, whose translation MKHLFTRIFLFHLLLIGTVQVTAQNKKSGNPILPGFHADPEVLYSHQTKRYYIYPTSDGFPGWGGSYFKVFSSKNLKTWKEETVILEMGKNVSWANGNAWAPCIEEKKIDGKYKYFFYYSANPTTNKGKQIGVAVADSPTGPFTDLGKPIITSSPTGRGQQIDVDVFTDPVSGKSYLYWGNGYMAGAELNDDMLSIKEETTVVLTPKGGTLQTYAYREAPYVIYRKGIYYFFWSVDDTGSPNYHVVYGTAQSPLGPIEVAKEPIVLIQNPKEEIYGPAHNSILQVPGKDKWYIVYHRINKNHLNDGPGWHREVCIDRMEFNPDGTIKQVIPTP comes from the coding sequence ATGAAGCATTTATTTACCAGAATCTTTCTATTCCACTTATTACTCATCGGAACAGTACAAGTAACGGCACAGAATAAGAAATCCGGCAATCCTATTCTACCGGGGTTCCATGCCGACCCGGAAGTACTGTATTCTCATCAGACAAAACGCTATTATATTTACCCCACCAGTGACGGATTTCCGGGATGGGGCGGAAGTTATTTTAAGGTCTTTTCATCGAAGAATTTAAAAACATGGAAAGAAGAGACTGTGATTCTGGAGATGGGCAAAAATGTGTCTTGGGCAAACGGAAACGCATGGGCTCCCTGCATCGAAGAAAAGAAGATAGACGGGAAGTATAAATACTTCTTTTATTATAGTGCCAACCCAACGACCAACAAAGGCAAGCAAATAGGAGTTGCCGTAGCCGACTCCCCCACCGGACCTTTCACAGATCTGGGCAAACCTATCATCACCTCTTCTCCCACAGGACGGGGACAGCAGATTGATGTGGATGTATTCACCGACCCCGTATCCGGCAAAAGCTACCTCTATTGGGGTAACGGCTACATGGCAGGAGCCGAGCTCAACGACGACATGCTGTCCATCAAAGAAGAGACAACGGTAGTATTAACTCCCAAAGGAGGGACTTTGCAGACTTACGCATACCGTGAAGCTCCTTACGTTATTTATAGAAAAGGAATTTACTACTTCTTCTGGTCTGTAGACGACACCGGCTCACCCAACTACCACGTAGTTTATGGTACCGCCCAATCACCGCTAGGTCCGATCGAAGTAGCCAAAGAACCAATAGTACTCATCCAAAATCCAAAAGAAGAGATCTACGGACCTGCCCACAACTCTATCCTGCAAGTACCGGGAAAAGACAAATGGTATATCGTATACCACCGTATCAACAAGAACCATCTGAATGACGGACCGGGCTGGCACCGCGAAGTATGTATTGACCGGATGGAATTCAATCCGGACGGAACAATCAAACAGGTAATCCCTACACCATAA
- a CDS encoding BT_3044 domain-containing protein — MKTKYIYIAFLTILCGGSLVACSNGDEFFKDERYKKMIYAISDNEQIFHAEFELNNEEDIIGVQPFAVSGTNPIDQDVHLTIEKDPELLTEYNYNTYMDETDKYARELKDGDYSLLSSIVEIKAGVNPSYEVGKLQVKIKTSIIEKLSVDSAYFLSFRIKEATPYEINEEKRNVLFRIYKKNQYASQKTPTYYASSGFMDDVVMPFDSKIIMPLAYNKIRTYIAGQIYDANDTKETINKNSMVITVDADNQVLISAFDSENGLKVEMLSPSSDPNDGSYGYRNYYNPEEKQFYLYYRFDNGEGWKVVRETLRAESIISK, encoded by the coding sequence ATGAAAACAAAATATATTTATATAGCTTTTTTAACAATCTTATGTGGGGGAAGCTTGGTGGCATGCTCCAATGGCGACGAGTTCTTCAAGGATGAACGCTACAAGAAGATGATCTATGCAATCAGCGACAATGAGCAAATATTTCACGCTGAATTTGAACTGAATAATGAAGAAGATATCATAGGCGTGCAGCCTTTCGCAGTAAGCGGCACTAATCCTATAGATCAGGATGTGCATCTGACCATAGAAAAAGATCCGGAGCTGTTGACGGAATATAACTATAATACCTACATGGATGAAACAGATAAATATGCCCGTGAGCTGAAGGACGGGGATTATTCACTTTTATCTTCTATCGTTGAAATAAAAGCAGGAGTGAACCCCAGCTATGAAGTGGGAAAATTACAAGTGAAAATAAAGACATCGATCATTGAAAAACTATCCGTTGACTCTGCTTACTTTCTTTCGTTCCGCATTAAAGAGGCAACACCTTACGAAATCAATGAAGAAAAAAGGAATGTATTATTCCGAATTTATAAAAAGAATCAGTATGCATCCCAAAAGACACCCACTTACTATGCCTCTTCCGGCTTTATGGATGATGTCGTAATGCCGTTCGACTCTAAAATTATCATGCCATTGGCATATAATAAGATACGCACTTACATTGCCGGACAAATTTACGATGCGAATGATACCAAAGAAACAATCAACAAAAATTCGATGGTAATCACTGTAGATGCCGATAACCAAGTACTGATATCTGCTTTCGATTCTGAGAATGGATTAAAAGTTGAAATGTTATCTCCAAGTTCTGATCCCAATGATGGCTCATATGGATATCGGAACTATTATAATCCAGAAGAAAAGCAATTCTACTTATATTATCGTTTTGATAATGGTGAAGGCTGGAAGGTTGTGCGTGAAACTTTAAGAGCCGAATCTATCATAAGTAAATAG
- a CDS encoding RagB/SusD family nutrient uptake outer membrane protein — MKKYILHRSINLFIVFLGILTTGGFTSCNFLRVDDYFDDTMKFDSIFTKYEYLVQYMWGTSDQFPDESRILTDPVTPGPMATDEAFSSQNPEHGLRGLSYILGTINADNIGNYSMNIWSSMYKVIRKCNYILARKGEAHMNTIQDEEITGYTHMMRGYAYYNLIQSYGPCIILGDDILPNNELPETYNYSRSTYDECVDYCCNELELAAKYMPIDLNPTFFGRPSRGAAFALIARLRLQQASPLYNGGQAARTAFGNWKRTVDGANYVNQNYDETRWAVAAAACKRVIEMNKYKLHTSPIDPSMPPRVLPASVTITDPDFQNIDYYRSYSEMFTGETIGSKNPEFIWGRQSDAMANMTQCSFPTEKAMGGWNNLCVTQKLVDAYYMVDGRDKNDASKEYPYHVANGTVTDDYFSTSAEEFSGYTIPMGVYGMYLNRENRFYATIGYSGRYWAARSNTQEQYGPYRAWYHQMVTSGRDLFSGKNSAITNPLDYPATGYVLTKWIHADDAWIGTGSMRTTKYFPIIRYAEILLGYVEAINHLSKSYTVELPAINGGNNAPQSYTVERIPTEIQKYFNPIRNRVGLPGLSDTEAASDETTLDNIIKREYMIEFACENRRYFDVRRWGIYEETEKTGVYGMRLGGDKYTYYQNPIPVNQVNNRNRVIDKRLILLPLPKAEVRRVENLDQNPGWEN; from the coding sequence ATGAAAAAGTATATATTACACCGATCAATAAACCTATTCATCGTATTTCTTGGGATACTTACGACCGGAGGATTCACCTCATGCAATTTTTTAAGAGTCGACGACTATTTTGACGATACAATGAAGTTTGACAGTATCTTTACTAAATACGAGTATCTGGTACAATATATGTGGGGAACATCAGATCAGTTCCCCGACGAGAGCCGCATCCTTACCGATCCGGTCACTCCCGGTCCGATGGCTACGGATGAAGCTTTCTCAAGTCAGAATCCGGAGCATGGCCTTCGCGGACTCTCCTACATTCTGGGAACTATTAATGCCGATAACATCGGTAACTATAGCATGAATATATGGTCGTCCATGTATAAAGTGATCCGTAAATGTAACTACATACTGGCACGCAAAGGAGAGGCTCACATGAATACAATACAAGATGAGGAAATCACTGGCTACACCCACATGATGCGTGGTTATGCTTATTACAATCTGATCCAGTCTTATGGTCCGTGCATTATACTCGGTGATGATATCTTACCCAATAATGAATTACCTGAAACTTACAATTATTCCCGTTCGACTTATGACGAATGTGTGGATTACTGTTGTAATGAACTGGAACTTGCTGCCAAATATATGCCTATAGACTTAAATCCGACTTTTTTTGGACGTCCTTCACGTGGTGCTGCTTTTGCGTTGATAGCTCGTCTGCGGTTGCAACAAGCAAGTCCGTTATATAATGGCGGACAGGCCGCACGCACAGCTTTCGGCAACTGGAAGCGGACAGTGGACGGAGCCAACTATGTGAATCAGAACTACGATGAAACACGCTGGGCAGTAGCAGCTGCAGCATGTAAACGTGTCATTGAGATGAACAAATACAAATTGCATACTTCTCCCATCGATCCCAGCATGCCTCCCCGAGTATTGCCGGCTTCCGTGACAATCACTGACCCCGATTTTCAGAATATCGACTATTATCGTTCCTATTCAGAAATGTTCACCGGAGAAACGATAGGCAGTAAAAATCCAGAATTTATCTGGGGTAGACAGTCGGATGCTATGGCAAACATGACACAATGCAGTTTCCCGACGGAAAAAGCAATGGGGGGATGGAACAACCTCTGCGTTACTCAAAAACTGGTAGACGCTTATTATATGGTGGATGGACGAGATAAAAATGATGCAAGTAAAGAATATCCATATCATGTAGCAAACGGTACAGTGACCGATGATTACTTTTCCACCAGTGCAGAGGAGTTCTCCGGCTACACTATTCCGATGGGAGTATACGGTATGTATCTGAACCGAGAGAATCGTTTTTATGCTACAATAGGTTACTCCGGACGTTACTGGGCAGCACGTTCCAATACCCAAGAACAATATGGCCCTTATAGGGCGTGGTATCATCAAATGGTAACTTCAGGACGCGATCTGTTTTCCGGGAAAAATTCCGCCATAACCAATCCTCTGGATTATCCGGCAACAGGATATGTGCTGACTAAATGGATCCATGCGGACGACGCATGGATAGGAACCGGAAGTATGCGAACTACCAAATATTTTCCTATCATCCGATATGCGGAAATTTTATTAGGATATGTAGAAGCAATAAATCACCTGAGTAAAAGCTATACCGTCGAATTACCCGCAATCAATGGTGGAAATAATGCTCCGCAAAGCTATACAGTCGAACGTATTCCAACTGAAATACAAAAATACTTCAACCCGATACGAAATCGCGTCGGTCTGCCTGGATTATCTGACACAGAAGCCGCATCAGATGAAACAACTTTGGACAACATCATCAAGAGAGAATATATGATCGAATTCGCTTGCGAAAACCGCAGATACTTTGATGTACGTCGGTGGGGCATATATGAAGAGACTGAAAAAACTGGTGTTTATGGAATGCGTTTGGGAGGAGATAAATATACTTATTATCAGAATCCGATTCCTGTGAATCAGGTTAACAACCGAAATCGCGTGATAGATAAAAGACTGATTCTATTACCCTTGCCCAAAGCTGAAGTACGTCGTGTAGAAAATCTCGACCAAAACCCGGGCTGGGAGAATTAA